The Halonatronomonas betaini nucleotide sequence CCCTTTCAATTATCTCCTTATTTAAACCATAGCCCTCGGAAATCCTGTCAGGAATATAAAAATCCAGATCAGCCCCTAAACTATTGCAGAGATCAACCAGCATAGTCGTTGCTGCAATCCCATCAACATCATAATCACCATAAATCAGGATTGACTTCCTCTCCCGAACAGTCTTTAAAAATAGCCTGACAGCCTCCTTTAAAGCAGGCATCTCCCTGGGATCAGTCAGCTCAAACTCCTTATTTCCTAAAAAAGCCCTGACATCCCCCTGAGTATCAATATTCCTGGCCAGAAGAAGTTTAGCCAGCAGCCTATCGCCACCGGTCTCCTCTAGGAGCCAGTCCGGTATTTTTCTGTCAGACTGATACCTGTATTTTATCTCCATAAAGCCTGCCTCCAGCTAACTTAATTATAAAACTTGATCTCCTCCAGCATCTCCCAGTCAAGATCTAAATCCAGGTCATCTTCAACAACCGGGCTCTCCTCAGGCTGCTCACCTTCACAGATAGGCCTGTAATTACAGCGATAACATTTGTCCCCAGGAGTTAACTCAGCATATTCAGCGTATTCCAGCTCTAAAATCTCCTCAATAATATTATAAAGATAATTCTTATTTTCCTGATGTTGCTTCTTTGAATACTCAATTTCCACTTCAATCTCAGGATAATTAGGATTCCAGTAAATCATCTTTAAATCTCCAGGCTTAAAATCAGCTGGTAAATACCTTTCACCGACCTCAACCAGGATAAACTGATAGAGAATAGTCTGGATATCCTTTTGATAATAACTGGTCTCTGGCTGATTATCTCCAGTCTTCCAGTCATAGATAATAACCTCGCCATTCTCACTATCTATATATAATAAATCAAACTTGGCCATTAAGCGAACTCCGTCCTGATTGTAACGGAGCTCATATTCAGGGAGATATCTAATCCCAGCC carries:
- a CDS encoding PD-(D/E)XK nuclease family protein, coding for MAVKELEKFYFSQTAIKTYLTCPLDFRSRYIDKLIWPSGYNKTEKQQAQIERGQVFHTLANRYFLGIGSQEKVEAGSEARDYLERLKDYLPVEAGIRYLPEYELRYNQDGVRLMAKFDLLYIDSENGEVIIYDWKTGDNQPETSYYQKDIQTILYQFILVEVGERYLPADFKPGDLKMIYWNPNYPEIEVEIEYSKKQHQENKNYLYNIIEEILELEYAEYAELTPGDKCYRCNYRPICEGEQPEESPVVEDDLDLDLDWEMLEEIKFYN